A portion of the Acidisarcina polymorpha genome contains these proteins:
- a CDS encoding YqaA family protein, whose product MKQLAALFLKYKLILLTALKPLGYWGLGAIAILDSSSIPVPMDLIVAGYAWNDRRRVVLYVLMASLGSAIGGLVPFFLGRAGGELFLLKRIDRARYEQLRDRFEQQEFLALLIPSMLPPPTPWKLFVFGAGVFEMKTRDFVAAVLLGRLVRFSVLAFLTIRYGPEMVHVISDVARRHLAVLMAALGVGLMVLLVFAVRKGMKKRAVV is encoded by the coding sequence TTGAAGCAGCTGGCTGCACTTTTCCTGAAATACAAATTGATTCTGCTCACCGCTTTAAAGCCTCTGGGCTACTGGGGCCTGGGGGCTATTGCCATCCTGGATTCCTCGAGCATTCCGGTCCCGATGGATCTGATTGTCGCGGGATACGCCTGGAACGACCGGCGGCGGGTTGTGCTCTATGTCCTGATGGCCTCGCTCGGCTCGGCGATCGGCGGCCTGGTGCCTTTCTTTCTCGGGCGGGCCGGCGGCGAACTGTTCCTGCTAAAGCGGATCGACCGGGCGCGCTACGAGCAGCTGCGGGACCGCTTCGAACAGCAGGAGTTCCTGGCACTGCTGATTCCGTCGATGCTGCCGCCACCGACGCCGTGGAAGCTGTTTGTCTTCGGTGCAGGCGTCTTCGAGATGAAGACGAGGGATTTTGTGGCCGCAGTCCTGCTCGGACGACTGGTGCGATTTTCGGTGCTGGCGTTTCTGACGATTCGGTATGGGCCGGAGATGGTGCATGTGATCTCGGATGTGGCGCGACGCCATTTAGCGGTGTTGATGGCAGCGTTGGGCGTCGGGTTGATGGTGCTGCTGGTGTTCGCGGTAAGGAAAGGGATGAAGAAGCGGGCGGTTGTTTA